The proteins below come from a single Halothiobacillus neapolitanus c2 genomic window:
- a CDS encoding zinc-binding metallopeptidase family protein, whose protein sequence is MKTFKCSNCGQITFFENVVCEHCGMPLGYIPEIRAMVAFQPDSDLFWSPVNSALAEAYRPCRNYVSLHICNWMVAESDQSVWCRSCRFTEMIPALSVPEHLQRWFLLEAAKRRLIYSLVQIGLPIPDRDRDPAHGLRFKFLADTPQERVLTGHLDGVITLNIDEADDATRELKRTRMHESYRTLLGHLRHEVGHFYWLHLIAESPWLEGFRALFGDERQDYKQSLDQYYATQSSSDWTAEFISEYASAHPWEDWAETWAHYLHIVDALDTAANWHARTNRAQPSSPFPEASAPLTIEAFKAALTQDWLPLALFLNSMNRSLGQKDSYPFVIPDAVIRKLCFIHEVVLAARGASPDARGY, encoded by the coding sequence ATGAAGACATTTAAATGCAGCAACTGCGGTCAGATCACTTTTTTTGAAAATGTGGTTTGTGAACACTGCGGCATGCCGCTCGGTTATATCCCAGAGATACGGGCCATGGTCGCATTCCAGCCCGATTCCGATTTGTTCTGGTCACCTGTGAATAGCGCTCTGGCCGAAGCTTATCGCCCTTGCCGGAACTATGTCTCCCTGCATATATGCAACTGGATGGTGGCCGAATCGGATCAAAGTGTCTGGTGCCGGAGTTGTCGTTTCACCGAGATGATTCCTGCGCTATCCGTGCCTGAGCATTTGCAGCGCTGGTTTTTGCTGGAGGCGGCCAAGCGGCGATTGATTTATTCATTAGTGCAGATCGGATTGCCGATACCCGATCGAGATAGGGACCCCGCACACGGGCTGCGTTTCAAGTTTCTGGCGGACACCCCTCAGGAGCGGGTGCTGACTGGGCATCTGGACGGGGTAATCACATTGAATATCGATGAGGCGGATGACGCTACACGTGAGCTCAAGCGTACCCGCATGCATGAGTCGTACCGCACGTTACTGGGGCATCTGCGCCATGAAGTCGGCCATTTTTACTGGTTGCACCTGATCGCTGAAAGCCCTTGGCTTGAAGGGTTCAGGGCATTGTTCGGTGACGAGCGACAGGATTATAAGCAATCGTTGGATCAGTACTACGCTACTCAGTCATCTTCTGACTGGACAGCTGAATTCATCAGCGAGTATGCCAGCGCGCACCCCTGGGAGGATTGGGCCGAAACTTGGGCGCATTATCTGCATATCGTCGATGCGCTTGATACCGCAGCCAACTGGCACGCGCGGACTAACCGTGCTCAGCCAAGTTCACCGTTTCCCGAGGCATCAGCGCCGTTGACCATCGAGGCGTTTAAAGCCGCATTGACGCAAGATTGGCTGCCGTTAGCCTTGTTTCTCAATAGCATGAACCGCAGCCTCGGCCAGAAGGATAGTTACCCTTTCGTGATTCCTGACGCCGTGATCCGCAAGCTCTGTTTTATCCACGAAGTCGTTCTGGCTGCCCGTGGAGCATCGCCAGACGCCCGCGGGTATTGA
- the soxY gene encoding thiosulfate oxidation carrier protein SoxY: protein MQSNRRVFLKGSMAASAVGLAVGAGLLTPRAVLAATWPEKAYSTKGFDESLNDLFGVSGAAESKDVTVKAPDIAENGAVVPVTIESAVAGTDNIAILVKGNPTPLVANFKFDGAQPFASTRIRMGKTDNVIGVAHAGGKLYMAEKQVKVTIGGCGG, encoded by the coding sequence ATGCAATCTAATCGTCGTGTATTTTTGAAAGGCAGCATGGCTGCCAGTGCAGTTGGCTTGGCTGTTGGCGCCGGCCTGTTGACCCCCCGCGCTGTTTTGGCCGCTACCTGGCCAGAAAAAGCATACAGCACCAAAGGCTTTGACGAGTCTCTGAACGATCTGTTCGGCGTTTCTGGCGCGGCAGAATCCAAAGATGTCACCGTGAAGGCGCCTGATATCGCTGAAAACGGTGCGGTTGTTCCTGTCACCATCGAATCTGCTGTTGCCGGTACCGACAACATCGCGATTCTGGTTAAAGGCAACCCGACCCCTCTGGTCGCCAACTTCAAGTTTGACGGTGCCCAGCCATTCGCTTCTACCCGTATCCGTATGGGCAAAACCGATAACGTTATCGGCGTAGCACATGCCGGTGGCAAGCTGTACATGGCTGAGAAGCAAGTTAAAGTAACCATCGGCGGTTGCGGCGGCTAA
- the soxZ gene encoding thiosulfate oxidation carrier complex protein SoxZ codes for MSTIKMRISAAGDVLDIKSLIEQVMESGRMKDKATGKLIPANYIQTLTVSVNDKPAVEGNLSVAVSKNPYINFKVPGKKGDKVTIAYTTNLGKSDTATQTA; via the coding sequence ATGTCAACAATCAAAATGCGTATTAGCGCCGCCGGTGACGTTCTGGATATCAAAAGCCTGATCGAACAGGTCATGGAATCCGGTCGGATGAAAGATAAGGCGACAGGCAAACTGATTCCTGCCAACTACATCCAAACCCTGACTGTTTCTGTGAATGACAAGCCAGCTGTTGAAGGCAACTTGTCTGTAGCGGTTTCCAAAAACCCCTACATCAACTTCAAAGTTCCAGGCAAGAAAGGCGATAAAGTAACAATCGCTTACACCACCAACCTGGGCAAAAGCGACACAGCAACACAAACTGCTTAA
- the pip gene encoding prolyl aminopeptidase, translating into MRELYPAIEPLVTHSIPVEAPHILHAEECGRLKGIPVVFLHGGPGAGCTPAHRRFFDPDRYRIILIDQRGAGRSTPHAHLEGNTTQHLIADLERVRVHLNIERWLVFGGSWGSTLALAYAATHPERVLGLILRGIFLCRDEDVSWFYQRGADRLFPDYWADYLAPIPEDERDDLVAAYHRRLTGSDELARMQAAKAWSTWEGRTATLLTDPATVDFFADPHHALSIARIENHYFMHGAFLREQPLLEQVDRLAGIEGEIIHGRYDVVCPVDQAFSLAAAWPNAKLTVVEDAGHAASELGITDALIRATDRFAERLTGHQNGRG; encoded by the coding sequence ATGCGCGAACTGTATCCCGCGATTGAACCCTTGGTGACGCACAGTATTCCCGTGGAGGCCCCACATATACTTCATGCCGAGGAATGTGGACGGCTCAAGGGTATTCCCGTGGTGTTCTTGCATGGTGGCCCCGGCGCCGGGTGCACGCCTGCCCATCGCCGTTTTTTCGATCCTGACCGGTATCGCATTATCCTGATCGACCAGCGCGGTGCCGGTCGATCCACGCCCCACGCCCATTTGGAAGGCAATACAACACAACATCTGATTGCTGATCTTGAGCGGGTGCGCGTTCATCTGAATATCGAGCGATGGCTTGTGTTTGGCGGTTCCTGGGGCTCGACGCTGGCGTTGGCCTATGCGGCCACTCATCCAGAGCGGGTACTGGGACTGATCTTGCGCGGGATATTTCTTTGCCGCGATGAGGATGTTTCCTGGTTCTATCAGCGCGGAGCGGATCGCCTGTTTCCCGATTATTGGGCCGACTATCTTGCTCCCATTCCCGAAGACGAGCGAGACGATCTGGTGGCAGCGTATCACCGTCGCCTGACGGGGAGCGACGAGTTGGCGCGGATGCAGGCAGCCAAGGCCTGGTCGACCTGGGAGGGGCGAACCGCAACGCTCCTGACTGATCCGGCAACGGTCGATTTCTTTGCCGATCCGCATCATGCGCTCTCGATCGCTCGGATCGAAAATCATTACTTTATGCACGGCGCGTTCTTGCGCGAGCAACCCTTGCTGGAACAGGTTGATCGACTGGCGGGTATCGAAGGGGAAATCATTCATGGACGGTACGATGTGGTGTGTCCGGTGGATCAGGCGTTTTCCTTGGCTGCGGCTTGGCCGAATGCCAAGTTGACGGTTGTGGAGGATGCGGGCCATGCCGCTAGTGAACTGGGCATCACCGATGCTCTGATTCGGGCAACGGATCGGTTTGCGGAGCGCTTGACCGGGCACCAGAATGGTCGGGGATAG
- a CDS encoding tRNA 2-thiocytidine(32) synthetase TtcA — protein MNTSSFNESDRIPPPEPIWSWIAPGKKLQRIVARTLIEFSMIRPGDRILIGLSGGKDSLSLLHCLRHVQRRAPISFELAAITVDPLVGGFDPAPLVPYLEKLGIPYFVEREDIVGLANTHMRGDSYCAFCARMKRGLLYKAARREGYNVLALGQHLDDLAESFLMSAFHGGKLNTMKAHYLNDAGDVRIIRPFVRVRERMLADFATQNQLPVIRDNCPACFAKPTQREHFKQLLADEERLNPQLFRSLASTLTPLMRDGLKGARPDEAIGDDTLSAGPTP, from the coding sequence ATGAACACGTCCTCCTTTAACGAATCCGATCGGATACCGCCCCCCGAACCCATCTGGTCTTGGATTGCCCCAGGCAAGAAACTTCAGCGCATCGTCGCGCGAACCCTGATCGAGTTCTCGATGATCCGACCAGGCGACCGGATTCTCATCGGCCTTTCGGGCGGCAAGGACTCGCTCTCGCTGCTCCATTGTCTGCGTCATGTGCAACGCCGGGCGCCGATTTCCTTTGAATTGGCCGCCATCACGGTTGACCCGCTGGTTGGCGGATTCGATCCCGCGCCGCTGGTGCCCTACCTCGAAAAACTCGGCATCCCCTATTTCGTGGAACGTGAAGATATTGTCGGTCTGGCCAATACGCACATGCGTGGCGATTCGTATTGCGCGTTTTGTGCCCGCATGAAACGCGGCCTGCTGTACAAAGCGGCACGACGGGAGGGCTATAATGTGCTCGCATTGGGGCAGCATCTGGATGATCTGGCTGAAAGCTTCCTGATGAGCGCGTTTCACGGCGGCAAACTCAACACGATGAAAGCCCACTACCTCAACGATGCGGGCGATGTCCGCATCATCCGGCCTTTCGTTCGGGTGCGAGAACGAATGCTGGCGGATTTCGCCACCCAAAACCAACTACCGGTGATCCGGGACAACTGCCCCGCCTGTTTTGCCAAACCCACGCAGCGCGAACATTTCAAGCAACTGCTGGCCGATGAAGAACGACTCAATCCACAGTTGTTCCGCTCACTGGCGTCCACACTTACCCCGCTGATGCGCGATGGCCTGAAGGGGGCGCGACCGGACGAAGCCATCGGGGACGACACACTGTCCGCAGGCCCAACACCATGA
- a CDS encoding lysophospholipid acyltransferase family protein produces the protein MNKRTAQSHGRPWRSALRLAFLRSLLKLFARLPLRLSHAIGAGIGWLAWITHSSMRKTAAENIRRCLPELSSPQQAQLLRETLLETGKTLTELGVIWQGSRQQIETLAREVRNEEILTQAMTVGRGVILLAPHSGAWELGGLFTATRTPMTTLYRPPREPAFEALMNRSRERFGGRLVPANRHGVKALLMALRRGELVAILPDQEPNVGEGAFAPFFGHPAYTLTLVHNLMQKTGAIAILGRTERLPRGQGYRLGYFEAPIGMYDPDPATALAALNQGIEQMVRENPAQYQWVYRRFRRQPTSSGNASSGTVD, from the coding sequence ATGAACAAGCGCACCGCACAAAGCCACGGGCGCCCGTGGCGAAGCGCGCTGAGATTAGCTTTTCTCAGAAGTTTATTGAAGCTGTTCGCTCGGTTGCCGCTGCGTTTGAGCCACGCCATCGGCGCGGGCATCGGCTGGCTCGCCTGGATAACCCACAGCTCAATGCGCAAAACCGCGGCAGAAAACATTCGCCGCTGCCTGCCGGAGTTATCATCCCCACAACAAGCGCAACTGCTTCGGGAAACCTTGCTCGAAACGGGCAAGACGCTGACCGAGCTGGGCGTTATCTGGCAAGGTTCAAGGCAACAAATCGAAACGCTGGCCCGCGAAGTGCGGAACGAAGAGATTCTGACTCAAGCGATGACTGTGGGCAGGGGCGTCATTCTGCTCGCACCGCACAGCGGGGCATGGGAACTGGGTGGCTTGTTCACTGCCACACGCACGCCCATGACCACGCTCTATCGCCCCCCGAGGGAACCGGCCTTCGAAGCCTTGATGAACCGCTCGCGCGAGCGGTTTGGCGGCAGACTCGTCCCCGCCAATCGCCACGGCGTGAAGGCATTGCTGATGGCTTTGCGGCGGGGTGAACTGGTGGCGATCCTGCCTGATCAGGAGCCGAATGTCGGCGAAGGTGCGTTTGCGCCGTTTTTCGGCCATCCAGCCTACACCCTGACGCTCGTGCATAACCTGATGCAAAAAACCGGCGCGATTGCCATTCTGGGACGCACCGAACGCCTACCTCGAGGGCAGGGCTATCGCCTGGGTTATTTTGAAGCACCGATCGGCATGTATGACCCCGATCCGGCCACCGCGTTAGCGGCACTGAATCAAGGCATCGAACAGATGGTCAGAGAAAATCCGGCCCAGTATCAATGGGTTTATCGCCGGTTCCGGCGCCAACCCACCTCATCTGGGAATGCCAGCTCGGGAACGGTCGATTAA
- a CDS encoding lysophospholipid acyltransferase family protein: MTKRRTRAPSPDPTALPRQDAIVWEQPFCWSFLCPRYWLVWFFVGILWLLAYLPHGVRRATAFALARLYQRVYPKRRRIVERNLEVCFPDQSAAQRRAWRDAHFQLQAYAVLDLGRLWFRSVAYLKRQTRVSDPDLFERLIHAGGVVLTGHGAGLEWIGHFFTMNMTGSAMYKPFGKNRLLNWLFERGRVRHGARVYPREQGLKPHLRHLRAGQGFFYIADEDLGLGDSVFAPLFGIEKATIPLAGKIAALGKAEIYPALGQLDMASGRYRLLLLPPVKIPTEGSTDAAEAINQALERLIRDDPPQYMWSLKLFKTATSDRADLYVS; this comes from the coding sequence ATGACAAAACGACGAACGCGGGCTCCATCGCCCGATCCAACAGCTTTACCGCGTCAGGACGCGATTGTCTGGGAGCAACCTTTTTGCTGGTCGTTTCTCTGCCCGCGTTATTGGCTCGTCTGGTTTTTTGTCGGCATCCTGTGGTTGCTGGCTTATCTGCCGCACGGCGTTCGGCGGGCGACTGCGTTCGCGCTCGCCCGCCTGTATCAGCGGGTCTATCCCAAACGCCGGCGGATTGTTGAGCGTAATCTGGAGGTCTGTTTCCCCGATCAATCTGCAGCACAGCGGCGCGCTTGGCGAGATGCGCACTTTCAGTTGCAGGCTTATGCCGTGCTGGATTTGGGCAGGCTATGGTTTCGCTCTGTGGCGTACCTCAAACGTCAGACACGTGTGAGCGATCCTGACTTGTTCGAGCGCCTGATTCACGCCGGTGGCGTGGTGCTGACAGGGCATGGCGCCGGATTGGAGTGGATCGGCCATTTTTTCACCATGAACATGACCGGTTCGGCCATGTACAAACCCTTCGGCAAGAACCGCTTGTTGAACTGGTTGTTCGAGCGGGGGCGGGTGCGCCACGGTGCCCGCGTTTATCCGCGTGAACAAGGCTTGAAGCCTCATCTGCGCCATCTTAGAGCAGGGCAGGGATTTTTCTACATTGCCGATGAGGATCTGGGCCTGGGGGATTCGGTATTCGCGCCGCTGTTCGGTATCGAAAAAGCCACTATCCCACTGGCAGGCAAGATCGCCGCATTGGGCAAGGCAGAGATTTATCCTGCACTGGGGCAATTGGATATGGCCAGTGGACGGTATCGGTTGCTGCTATTGCCGCCGGTCAAAATTCCAACTGAAGGCAGCACGGATGCGGCAGAGGCGATCAATCAGGCACTGGAACGGCTGATTCGGGATGATCCGCCGCAGTACATGTGGTCGCTGAAGCTCTTCAAGACGGCGACGAGCGATCGAGCCGATCTGTACGTGTCTTAA
- a CDS encoding potassium transporter TrkG encodes MQFIVVLRVLGLLLMVFGLTFIPPWLVGSMMGDTDLRPFEYSFLITFVLGLLIWIPLRNHRRELKLRDGLLIVVLFWVVLGVIGAFPIYFQPMLHINFIQAVFESVSGITTTGATVLVGLDQLPRSLLFYRQQLQWLGGLGIIVLVVAFLPLLGVGGMQLYKAEISGPMKDNRLSGRISETAKLLWLVYAGLTLLCAFLFKLEGMSWFDAVGHAFATLATGGFSTHDASFGYFNSPTMEMTAVVFMLLGATPMALHYLALREFSLRAYLLSSEFKFFMLLVIVLYVLMVVTMLFDMPRIGWLHDFRWALFNLVSFITTTGFSVTDHTTWPYFLPVLLITTALIGGCAGSTSGGLKNVRLLLLTRQGLNEIRRLVHPHAEFVVKMGGRAIEPSVISAVWAFFSAYVFVFVLIFFAMMMTGLDMVSAYGAAIATLTSLGPGLGTVASNFASVGNGTLIVSIVAMILGRLEIFTVLVLFLPMFWRR; translated from the coding sequence ATGCAGTTTATTGTCGTGCTCCGTGTGCTCGGATTGTTGCTGATGGTCTTCGGGCTGACGTTCATCCCGCCCTGGTTGGTGGGCTCGATGATGGGCGATACCGATCTGCGCCCCTTCGAGTACAGTTTTCTCATTACGTTCGTGCTCGGGTTGCTGATTTGGATACCGCTGCGCAACCATCGCCGTGAACTCAAGTTGCGGGATGGTCTGCTGATCGTCGTGCTGTTCTGGGTCGTGTTGGGGGTGATCGGCGCGTTCCCGATTTATTTTCAGCCGATGTTGCACATCAACTTCATTCAGGCCGTGTTTGAATCGGTTTCCGGCATCACCACCACGGGCGCGACCGTACTGGTCGGGCTGGACCAGCTTCCGCGCTCGCTGTTGTTCTATCGCCAGCAACTGCAATGGCTGGGCGGTCTGGGGATCATCGTGCTGGTCGTGGCCTTCCTGCCCCTGCTGGGTGTCGGCGGGATGCAGTTATACAAGGCTGAAATTTCCGGCCCGATGAAAGATAACCGCCTGTCCGGCCGGATTTCTGAAACGGCCAAACTGCTTTGGCTGGTCTATGCCGGTCTTACATTGCTGTGTGCCTTTTTGTTCAAGCTGGAAGGCATGAGCTGGTTCGATGCCGTCGGCCATGCGTTCGCCACATTGGCGACGGGCGGTTTCTCGACGCACGATGCGAGTTTCGGCTATTTCAACAGCCCGACAATGGAGATGACCGCCGTCGTGTTCATGCTGCTCGGTGCTACGCCAATGGCGCTGCATTATCTGGCATTGCGTGAGTTTTCCTTGCGGGCCTATCTGCTGAGTTCCGAGTTCAAGTTTTTCATGCTATTGGTCATCGTGTTGTACGTGCTCATGGTGGTGACCATGCTGTTCGATATGCCGAGAATTGGCTGGTTGCATGATTTCCGTTGGGCGCTCTTCAACTTGGTGTCGTTCATTACGACAACCGGTTTTTCGGTTACCGACCATACGACCTGGCCTTATTTTTTGCCCGTGTTGCTGATTACAACGGCGCTGATCGGTGGCTGTGCGGGTTCGACATCGGGTGGTCTTAAAAACGTACGTCTATTACTGTTGACCCGACAGGGTTTGAACGAGATCCGACGATTGGTGCACCCGCATGCCGAGTTCGTGGTGAAGATGGGCGGACGTGCGATCGAACCGTCGGTCATCAGCGCGGTCTGGGCCTTTTTCTCCGCTTATGTGTTTGTGTTTGTGTTGATATTCTTCGCCATGATGATGACGGGGCTGGATATGGTCTCAGCCTATGGTGCCGCGATTGCCACCCTGACGAGCCTTGGGCCGGGTTTGGGGACGGTGGCGTCCAATTTTGCCAGCGTCGGCAATGGCACCCTGATCGTCAGCATTGTGGCGATGATACTGGGTCGCCTCGAAATATTCACCGTTCTGGTGTTGTTTTTACCCATGTTCTGGCGGCGATGA
- the trkA gene encoding Trk system potassium transporter TrkA has translation MKIIILGAGQVGSSLATVLSHETRNSVTVVDTDVSALSRLQERLDIRTVQGYGAQPSVLEEAGAADADVLIAVTSADDTNMLACEVAWVLYRTPTKIARIREADFLDHPALFDNNAIPVDYMISPERLIKDYIVRLIEYPDALQVRDFAEGKLRLIGMRADADGPLVGQPIRYLAALLPDVEARVAAIFRRDTPLHPDGATVIKADDEVFFLARTEDIRKVMSVMRRLDRPYRRIMIAGGGNIGGGLAAALESRFQVKLISNNPEKARRLSADLDSTIVLTGSATDSELLIEENIEDMDVFLALTNDDEDNILAAMLAKRLGARKVMCIVNRSEYVDLIHMGTIDIALSPHNITIGSLITRLRRGDVVSVHSLRRGAAEAIEIIARGDANTSQVVGRRVDALKLPPGTTIGALLREGDVLIAHHDSVIEADDHVILFLTDKRHVRDIEQLFTVRFGFF, from the coding sequence ATGAAAATCATCATCCTGGGCGCAGGGCAGGTCGGCTCATCTCTAGCAACAGTGCTGTCGCATGAAACGCGGAACTCGGTCACCGTCGTCGACACAGATGTCTCGGCACTGTCGCGTCTGCAAGAGCGGCTTGATATCCGAACCGTTCAAGGGTACGGCGCGCAACCAAGCGTTTTGGAAGAAGCGGGCGCGGCGGATGCAGATGTGCTTATTGCCGTGACCAGTGCCGATGACACCAACATGCTGGCGTGCGAAGTCGCATGGGTGCTGTACCGCACGCCGACCAAAATCGCCCGCATCCGCGAGGCGGACTTCCTCGATCACCCGGCCTTGTTCGACAACAACGCGATCCCGGTGGATTACATGATCAGCCCGGAGCGTCTGATCAAGGATTACATCGTTCGGCTCATCGAGTATCCGGATGCGTTGCAAGTGCGTGATTTCGCAGAGGGAAAGCTTCGGCTGATCGGTATGCGCGCGGACGCCGACGGCCCGCTGGTCGGGCAGCCGATTCGCTATCTGGCAGCGCTGTTGCCCGATGTGGAGGCCCGTGTGGCTGCAATTTTCCGGCGGGACACGCCGCTGCATCCCGATGGCGCGACCGTGATCAAAGCGGACGACGAGGTGTTTTTTCTTGCCCGAACCGAAGACATCCGGAAGGTGATGAGTGTCATGCGCCGACTCGATCGACCTTATCGACGCATCATGATCGCCGGCGGGGGCAATATCGGTGGCGGGCTGGCGGCTGCGCTGGAATCGCGTTTTCAGGTCAAGCTCATCAGCAACAACCCGGAAAAGGCGCGCAGACTGAGTGCCGATCTCGACAGCACGATCGTTTTGACCGGATCGGCGACCGACAGTGAGTTGCTGATCGAGGAAAACATCGAAGACATGGATGTGTTCCTCGCGCTGACCAACGACGATGAGGACAACATCCTGGCCGCGATGCTGGCCAAGCGCCTCGGTGCGCGCAAGGTCATGTGCATCGTCAACCGCAGTGAGTATGTGGATCTGATCCACATGGGCACCATCGATATCGCGCTTTCCCCGCACAACATCACCATCGGCAGCCTGATTACCCGTCTGCGTCGCGGCGATGTGGTCAGCGTGCATTCCCTGCGGCGCGGTGCGGCCGAGGCTATTGAAATCATCGCTCGGGGCGATGCCAACACCTCTCAGGTAGTCGGGCGACGTGTCGATGCCTTGAAACTGCCGCCGGGTACGACCATTGGCGCCTTGCTGCGTGAAGGAGATGTATTGATCGCCCATCACGACAGCGTGATCGAGGCGGATGACCACGTCATTCTGTTCCTGACGGACAAACGCCACGTACGGGATATCGAGCAGTTGTTCACCGTACGCTTCGGCTTCTTCTGA
- a CDS encoding sigma-54-dependent transcriptional regulator, with translation MSIGHILVVDDEVEIRNLLAELLADEGYTVSSAADANEARALIAARRPDLILLDIWMPGQDGISLLREWAELDQLVWPVVMMSGHGTVETAVEATRLGAFDFIEKPISLDKLLLVIEHGLENNRLSRENEQLKRSVPDPFELIGDSEYMSTLRSQARKVAGHDAWVLISGEPGTGKQALARFIHQHSPRRHFPFIDTGGVAMGGRQNAAIELFGAESDGKIRYGLLEQANGGTLFIAEAADMDEQTQMQLISALENQTFFRVGGAEPVRVDVRVIAATRKDLEMEVRQGRFREDLFYHLSVVPLPIEPLRHHAQDVPVLLTHYLEAAHRIEGLPRRELTIGARNLLKAHAWPGNVRELKNLVQRMLILGTGDAIDEQEVQRALGVLPSNDEANDAASSALISLNLDLPLRDARDEFERRYLLAQLKSCDGSMTELARLTGMERTNLYRKLKSLGISANERS, from the coding sequence ATGAGTATTGGACACATTCTGGTCGTTGACGATGAAGTGGAAATCCGCAATCTGCTGGCGGAGTTGTTGGCGGATGAGGGATATACGGTATCCAGTGCGGCCGATGCGAACGAAGCACGTGCCCTGATTGCCGCGCGCCGTCCGGATCTCATTCTTCTGGATATCTGGATGCCGGGCCAAGATGGTATTTCACTGCTGCGGGAGTGGGCGGAACTGGACCAACTGGTGTGGCCGGTGGTCATGATGTCCGGTCATGGCACGGTGGAAACTGCCGTTGAAGCGACGCGTCTGGGTGCATTCGATTTCATCGAAAAACCTATTTCACTCGACAAACTGCTGCTGGTCATCGAGCACGGCCTTGAAAATAACCGTTTGAGCCGCGAAAACGAGCAACTCAAGCGCAGTGTTCCCGATCCGTTCGAGTTGATCGGGGATAGCGAGTACATGTCCACTCTTCGATCACAAGCGCGAAAGGTCGCCGGGCACGATGCCTGGGTACTCATCTCCGGTGAGCCGGGCACGGGTAAGCAAGCACTGGCGCGCTTTATTCACCAACACTCACCACGCCGGCATTTCCCATTCATCGATACCGGTGGCGTCGCGATGGGCGGTCGTCAGAATGCGGCCATCGAGCTGTTCGGCGCGGAAAGTGACGGCAAGATTAGATACGGACTGCTTGAACAGGCCAATGGCGGCACGTTATTCATTGCCGAAGCCGCGGATATGGACGAACAGACCCAGATGCAACTGATTTCCGCTCTGGAGAATCAGACGTTCTTCCGGGTGGGTGGTGCGGAACCGGTGCGAGTGGATGTGCGTGTGATTGCCGCTACGCGTAAGGATCTGGAAATGGAAGTTCGCCAGGGGCGGTTTCGGGAAGACCTGTTCTATCATCTTTCCGTCGTACCCCTGCCCATCGAACCCTTGCGGCATCACGCACAGGATGTCCCCGTTCTGCTAACGCACTACCTTGAGGCGGCCCACCGCATCGAAGGCTTGCCCCGGCGCGAGTTGACCATCGGTGCGCGCAACCTGCTCAAAGCGCATGCCTGGCCGGGCAATGTACGCGAATTGAAGAATCTGGTGCAACGCATGCTGATTCTCGGTACGGGCGACGCCATTGATGAGCAGGAAGTGCAGCGTGCATTGGGCGTTTTGCCTTCTAATGACGAAGCGAACGATGCGGCCAGCTCGGCCTTGATCTCCTTGAATCTCGATTTACCCTTGCGTGACGCGCGCGATGAGTTCGAGCGACGCTACCTGCTGGCGCAGCTCAAGAGTTGCGATGGATCAATGACCGAGCTGGCCCGGCTGACCGGTATGGAGCGAACCAATTTGTATCGCAAGCTCAAGTCATTGGGTATCAGTGCGAATGAACGCAGTTGA